One window of Leifsonia sp. AK011 genomic DNA carries:
- a CDS encoding TylF/MycF/NovP-related O-methyltransferase — protein MRDEDFAKLVEDVEEQLDHGVFDFGLLGNGATVRRAKRWFSWAAPQAIATVYGDEPPGERPLASLAVDQPPVLIVAVDESKERVLERALPHVVYAPKVIVAGYAHYDFRDDRFEDLHSQLLVPSIANGYPNTLVHLYQCLVNADRLGLEGSIAEFGVFKGGTTMFLARLAAELGREWPLIGFDTFGGFPSKRSALDMYHHPGAEFRDFAAVERYLSAVNVELVKGDIVETANRLTGTPLVLTFIDTDNFSSAQAAVAVVAEETVVGGAIVFDHYTGVDRFRYTLGERMAARPLVEDVRYFNLHATGVFLRQK, from the coding sequence ATGCGAGACGAGGACTTCGCCAAGCTAGTCGAAGATGTCGAGGAGCAACTCGACCATGGCGTGTTCGACTTCGGTCTCCTCGGGAATGGGGCGACGGTGCGTCGCGCTAAGCGCTGGTTCTCGTGGGCTGCGCCGCAGGCGATCGCGACGGTGTACGGCGACGAGCCGCCGGGTGAGCGACCACTCGCATCGCTCGCTGTAGACCAGCCGCCAGTCTTGATAGTTGCAGTCGATGAGTCGAAAGAGCGCGTGCTCGAGCGCGCGCTTCCACACGTCGTTTACGCTCCAAAGGTCATCGTTGCCGGCTACGCGCACTACGACTTCCGCGACGATAGGTTCGAGGATCTGCATTCGCAGCTGTTGGTTCCTTCAATTGCCAACGGATACCCGAACACGCTAGTTCATCTCTACCAGTGCCTTGTGAATGCAGACAGGCTGGGACTCGAGGGCTCCATCGCCGAGTTCGGCGTTTTCAAGGGCGGTACCACAATGTTCCTGGCGAGGCTTGCCGCCGAACTCGGCAGGGAGTGGCCACTCATCGGGTTCGACACCTTCGGCGGCTTCCCGTCCAAGCGGAGCGCGCTCGACATGTATCACCACCCGGGTGCTGAGTTCCGTGACTTCGCGGCGGTCGAACGCTATCTGTCGGCGGTAAACGTCGAGCTCGTTAAGGGTGACATCGTTGAGACGGCGAACCGACTGACCGGCACGCCGCTAGTCCTGACCTTCATCGACACCGACAACTTCTCGTCGGCACAAGCGGCGGTGGCCGTCGTGGCTGAGGAAACTGTCGTGGGTGGCGCAATAGTGTTTGACCATTACACAGGAGTGGACCGATTTCGGTACACGCTTGGAGAGCGTATGGCCGCACGGCCTCTCGTGGAGGACGTGCGGTACTTCAATCTCCACGCGACTGGCGTATTCTTGAGACAGAAGTAA